The following are encoded together in the Scytonema millei VB511283 genome:
- a CDS encoding N,N-dimethylformamidase beta subunit family domain-containing protein, with product MTSQVFDMRKDYGKNVRQFTQPLAQEDTYLIFLRGSATVGHTLVASIFNNASLSVAGVTINYQWQQLLDGHWIDIVGETGRSLTLHNFLLEQQVRMLASWVDSWGCSKSIASSAVAVAAQNAIVLENRKVGTTAWKIINLAMNDEIAGYGDATSINKGQALNLKISLAQAGEYRLDVYRLGYYGGKGGRLIASVTGLNGVTQAAPIVTNASTKLVEYKWNTSYTLQTGIDWTTGLYLAKLTDGKTGKQTYVPFVVRDDNRPSDLGFQDAVTTAQAYNNYGGYSVYDANSTGGQPAYQVSFDRPYAATNLGLTNTDGYNCNNMLAWEYNMTRWLESQGYDVSYYTNIDVSTNPWQLYSQKIFLSVGHDEYWSMDERNNVQKARDNGINLAFFSANTAYWQVRFDPSSCGQANRVMTVYKDTSKIGVGKSIDPIAKTNPIAATTLFRSSEVNRPENTLLGIGYVSDRGDVYRGHDFIISNASDPYYANTNLKNGDRLKGLVGYEWDALLNNGLAPPGLVVLSHSPVQANSILPPLPPGTNPNISNAVRYTAASGAKVFSTGSIQWVWGLDSAWVTTPRVEGSWLRRMKTWLRRMKQFWSNGIDSPRVTTPRVDFRAQQIAVNVFADMGAKPQTPSAGIVVQEFLACYQRNSVEFARRRHILNVVKSTGLRNIFTINRG from the coding sequence ATGACAAGTCAAGTGTTCGATATGCGTAAAGATTATGGCAAGAATGTCCGACAATTTACTCAGCCGCTTGCACAAGAAGATACTTATCTGATTTTTCTTAGAGGTAGTGCTACAGTCGGTCATACCTTAGTTGCAAGTATTTTTAACAATGCTAGTTTGAGTGTAGCAGGAGTGACTATTAACTACCAATGGCAACAGTTACTAGACGGTCATTGGATTGATATTGTTGGCGAAACAGGGCGATCGCTAACATTACATAATTTTTTACTGGAACAGCAGGTGCGGATGTTGGCAAGCTGGGTTGATTCATGGGGTTGCAGTAAATCCATTGCTAGTTCAGCGGTGGCTGTTGCGGCTCAAAATGCGATCGTCTTGGAAAATCGAAAGGTTGGAACAACCGCCTGGAAAATTATCAATCTGGCTATGAACGATGAGATTGCTGGCTATGGGGATGCGACCAGTATCAACAAAGGGCAAGCGTTAAATCTGAAAATCTCTCTGGCTCAAGCCGGAGAATACAGACTGGATGTCTACCGCTTGGGATATTACGGTGGTAAGGGTGGTAGACTGATCGCCAGCGTGACGGGTCTCAATGGGGTGACTCAAGCGGCTCCGATCGTGACGAACGCCAGTACCAAACTGGTCGAGTATAAATGGAATACCTCTTATACTCTTCAAACAGGCATAGACTGGACTACAGGTCTCTACCTGGCAAAATTGACCGATGGTAAAACGGGTAAACAAACATATGTTCCGTTTGTGGTACGGGATGATAATCGCCCATCCGATCTAGGTTTCCAGGATGCCGTGACCACAGCTCAAGCTTACAACAATTATGGCGGTTACAGCGTATATGACGCTAATAGTACTGGGGGTCAACCAGCTTATCAAGTATCCTTCGATCGCCCGTATGCAGCAACTAATTTAGGGCTGACAAACACCGATGGGTACAATTGCAATAATATGCTGGCATGGGAGTACAACATGACTCGCTGGCTAGAATCCCAGGGTTATGATGTTTCCTACTATACAAATATAGATGTGAGTACTAATCCTTGGCAATTATATTCTCAGAAGATCTTCCTCTCGGTTGGTCACGATGAGTATTGGTCGATGGATGAGCGCAATAACGTTCAAAAAGCTAGGGACAATGGCATCAACCTAGCCTTCTTCTCAGCAAACACTGCCTACTGGCAAGTTCGGTTCGATCCTTCTAGTTGTGGACAAGCGAATCGCGTGATGACCGTCTACAAAGATACTTCTAAAATCGGTGTTGGTAAGTCAATTGACCCTATTGCTAAAACAAACCCCATAGCCGCAACTACGCTTTTTCGCAGCTCTGAGGTCAATCGACCGGAGAATACTCTGTTGGGAATTGGGTACGTATCAGATCGCGGTGATGTCTATCGCGGGCATGATTTTATAATCAGTAATGCTTCCGATCCTTACTATGCCAATACCAATCTCAAGAATGGGGACAGACTCAAGGGTTTGGTGGGTTATGAGTGGGATGCACTTTTAAATAATGGCTTGGCTCCACCTGGACTGGTTGTTCTGTCCCACTCACCCGTCCAAGCTAACAGCATACTGCCACCACTTCCACCTGGAACGAATCCCAACATTTCTAACGCCGTGCGTTACACGGCAGCGAGTGGTGCCAAAGTCTTTTCAACCGGCTCTATCCAGTGGGTATGGGGTTTAGATAGTGCCTGGGTTACAACGCCTCGTGTTGAAGGTAGTTGGCTTAGAAGAATGAAAACTTGGCTTAGAAGAATGAAACAATTTTGGAGTAATGGCATAGATAGCCCCAGAGTTACGACTCCTCGTGTTGATTTTCGAGCGCAGCAAATCGCAGTCAATGTGTTTGCTGATATGGGAGCTAAACCTCAAACCCCGTCTGCTGGTATTGTTGTGCAGGAATTTCTAGCGTGCTACCAAAGGAACTCTGTAGAATTTGCAAGGCGAAGGCATATTTTGAATGTAGTAAAATCAACGGGATTGAGGAATATATTCACAATAAATAGAGGTTAA
- a CDS encoding FkbM family methyltransferase has protein sequence MNLKSITKQLVEQIISTQIYHTYLHRSSLPHGVDPFQDIATSLPRYRADIVFDIGANIGQSSKVYLDKFPNSHIYCFEPVSDTFRQLQNNLKDNKQVDCYQLAFGSAKGRGKMVLQGDYSDMFFLLNQSKEPSIDSTVLTESVDVVTLDEFCQTEGIDRVSYLKIDTEGGDLEVLKGAVNMLTEQRIDCLQVEASMNPSNQRHVPLELIKEFLESHKYFLFGIYEQVSEEWLNGKPNLRWANLLFISHHIIQMNKVEVN, from the coding sequence ATGAATTTAAAAAGTATAACAAAGCAGTTAGTAGAGCAAATAATCAGTACCCAAATATACCATACATATCTCCATCGTTCTTCATTACCTCATGGGGTCGATCCTTTTCAAGACATTGCCACCTCGTTGCCAAGGTATCGCGCTGACATTGTTTTTGACATAGGTGCAAATATAGGACAGTCTTCAAAAGTCTATTTGGACAAGTTCCCAAATTCTCACATTTATTGCTTTGAGCCAGTGAGCGATACATTTCGTCAGCTGCAAAATAATTTAAAAGATAATAAGCAAGTTGATTGTTACCAACTAGCTTTTGGTTCTGCAAAGGGCAGGGGCAAGATGGTTCTCCAAGGCGATTACTCTGATATGTTTTTTCTATTAAATCAGTCGAAGGAACCATCCATAGATAGTACTGTGCTGACTGAATCAGTAGATGTCGTTACGCTAGATGAATTCTGTCAAACGGAAGGAATTGACCGCGTTAGTTACCTCAAAATCGATACAGAGGGAGGAGATCTTGAAGTTTTGAAAGGTGCTGTGAATATGTTAACGGAACAGAGAATAGACTGCTTACAAGTGGAAGCTAGTATGAACCCTAGCAATCAACGACACGTACCACTTGAACTTATAAAAGAATTTCTTGAGTCTCATAAATATTTTCTCTTTGGAATTTACGAACAGGTGAGCGAAGAATGGCTGAATGGAAAACCCAATTTGCGTTGGGCAAATCTCTTGTTCATTTCTCATCATATAATACAGATGAATAAAGTAGAGGTTAATTAG
- a CDS encoding glycosyltransferase family 2 protein encodes MSLVSVVIPTYKRDRVIGKVIRSVLKQTHQNFEILVVDDGSKDNTETVVASLIEEDPRIRYFCHDTNRGAQAARNTGARKARGEWIAFLDSDDYFTPKSLEARLIVAQSESVKVVHSKCLILKEDESMTAYGIPELDGYIYHELLTHYGPLFSGLLVAKEALESVGYLDEQIISYQDWDTVIRLAKHYPFGFVAEPTFIYDCRGNDTISQDLVREAEGYRQVFNKHFFEIVKHLGPRIVAHHYRHIANRYRSAGNQNAARYYHILSFLWWPFRLKTIYRNVQNLVQA; translated from the coding sequence ATGTCTCTTGTCTCTGTTGTAATTCCTACTTACAAGCGCGATCGCGTAATCGGGAAAGTGATACGAAGTGTTCTGAAGCAAACCCATCAGAATTTTGAAATTTTGGTTGTTGACGACGGTTCTAAAGATAACACGGAAACAGTTGTTGCTTCTCTGATTGAAGAAGACCCCAGGATTCGCTACTTCTGTCATGACACCAATCGAGGTGCTCAAGCCGCTCGAAATACAGGTGCTAGGAAAGCCCGAGGAGAATGGATTGCCTTCTTAGATTCTGATGACTATTTCACTCCAAAGAGTCTCGAAGCACGACTGATAGTTGCTCAAAGTGAAAGCGTAAAAGTTGTACATTCCAAATGCTTAATTCTGAAAGAAGATGAAAGCATGACTGCTTATGGAATTCCAGAATTAGATGGCTACATTTATCACGAGTTATTGACTCATTACGGACCACTATTTTCAGGACTCTTAGTTGCAAAGGAAGCACTTGAGAGCGTTGGTTATTTGGATGAACAAATCATTTCTTATCAAGATTGGGATACCGTTATCCGGCTAGCAAAACATTATCCTTTTGGTTTCGTGGCAGAGCCTACGTTTATTTATGATTGTCGTGGCAATGACACTATTTCTCAAGATTTGGTACGTGAAGCCGAAGGTTATAGGCAAGTGTTTAACAAACACTTTTTTGAAATTGTCAAGCATTTAGGTCCACGTATTGTTGCTCACCATTACAGACACATTGCTAACCGTTATCGATCGGCTGGAAATCAGAACGCTGCCCGATACTATCACATCTTATCTTTTCTATGGTGGCCTTTTCGTCTCAAAACTATTTATCGTAATGTTCAAAACCTCGTCCAAGCATAG
- a CDS encoding class I SAM-dependent methyltransferase — MNVITSCSTRRTRQELMDIWRRCLTGDRFTDPYEGVIDELSRYFEIPPEKVCWICEHSAEMVAEEWHKTGKSTIPDEIHRFYQAQPLWLFGTLRYHTNQTQPHGVVIADALQHVPPGHHLDFGCGAATASLFFNALGWQTSLGDVSESAVNFARWRFEQRGIQGTFYNLETDELPLNTYDLITAFDVMTCVVDVPKALRRLHQSLKPGGYLLFNVDSRKPTPMTIWHLYDAHYPVIRHVRRIGFRSLPKLPPYPLYCYQKTDRSPLNAAAVGLLDRMQHNRFETTVREQAHSIAFHVKRLLRPYKEDINKFRTWLSR; from the coding sequence ATGAACGTAATTACAAGCTGTTCGACACGACGTACTCGTCAAGAGCTTATGGATATTTGGCGACGCTGTCTTACCGGCGATCGCTTTACCGATCCGTACGAAGGAGTCATCGACGAACTCAGTAGGTACTTTGAAATTCCTCCTGAAAAGGTTTGCTGGATCTGCGAGCACTCCGCAGAAATGGTTGCGGAGGAGTGGCACAAGACAGGGAAATCGACGATACCTGATGAGATTCACCGCTTCTATCAAGCTCAACCACTCTGGCTGTTTGGCACGCTGCGGTATCACACAAACCAGACTCAGCCTCATGGTGTCGTGATCGCGGATGCCCTCCAGCATGTACCCCCTGGGCATCACCTGGATTTCGGCTGCGGTGCTGCAACTGCCAGCCTCTTTTTCAATGCGCTTGGCTGGCAGACCTCTTTAGGTGATGTCTCAGAATCAGCTGTAAACTTTGCGCGTTGGCGGTTCGAGCAGCGGGGAATACAGGGTACATTTTACAATCTTGAAACCGACGAACTTCCGCTAAACACATACGATCTGATCACTGCATTCGATGTTATGACCTGTGTGGTCGATGTTCCTAAGGCTCTGCGTCGATTACATCAGAGTCTCAAACCTGGTGGATATCTATTGTTCAACGTCGATAGTCGAAAGCCAACCCCCATGACGATATGGCACCTCTATGATGCTCACTATCCAGTGATACGTCATGTCCGACGGATCGGTTTCCGCAGTCTGCCAAAGCTCCCCCCCTATCCTCTATACTGCTATCAAAAAACCGATCGTTCACCGCTTAACGCAGCTGCTGTAGGGTTGCTCGATCGGATGCAACACAATCGATTTGAAACTACAGTTCGCGAGCAAGCACATTCCATTGCTTTCCACGTCAAAAGACTGCTACGCCCGTACAAAGAAGACATCAACAAATTTCGCACATGGCTTTCACGGTAG
- a CDS encoding acyltransferase family protein: MSVFKKLSQTSSPGYMIQLDSLRALAVFGVVLEHYIPGSVYGSLLAAWEPAFPLEWGSGVTLFYVLSGFLIAGILLRCRDIISSNKQSIGFTLQRFYIRRFLRIFPIYYMTLAVAAILFKKVRSDFLWHLTYTTNIMVFAQNSWDIYASHFWSLAMEEQFYLIWPLVILLLPQKQLLRAILITIALAPIFRFIGYYGLGLSSIQISVFPLGSLDAFGLGSLLAFYTHNRNQFKDIKQNLCNCGLWICLPLLVFFTIVSFGFGGTVLLNALIRPTVLAVFFVWLINGAAKGFGGILGKFLELKPLVFIGKISYGIYVYHYFMNPIFDHIFWYFNLANSIPLLFVFVLKVIATLAIAIPSWFLVEKPINNFKKHFGYEKALLKPS; the protein is encoded by the coding sequence ATGAGTGTATTCAAAAAGCTTTCTCAAACTAGCAGCCCAGGTTATATGATTCAGCTAGACTCTCTAAGAGCACTGGCTGTGTTTGGTGTAGTGCTTGAGCATTATATACCAGGTAGTGTTTATGGTTCTCTTCTAGCTGCTTGGGAACCAGCATTTCCTTTGGAATGGGGATCGGGAGTTACGCTCTTTTACGTACTTAGTGGGTTTTTGATCGCTGGTATACTCTTACGATGTCGAGATATCATTAGCTCAAATAAGCAAAGTATCGGATTTACACTTCAAAGATTTTACATACGTCGTTTTCTAAGAATTTTTCCGATTTACTACATGACTCTTGCCGTCGCTGCAATTCTATTTAAGAAGGTTAGAAGCGACTTTCTTTGGCACTTAACATACACGACCAATATCATGGTTTTTGCTCAAAATTCGTGGGATATTTATGCATCCCACTTTTGGTCGTTAGCGATGGAGGAGCAATTTTATCTAATTTGGCCACTTGTGATACTTTTATTACCCCAAAAACAATTGTTAAGAGCCATCTTAATAACGATTGCTCTAGCACCTATATTTAGATTTATAGGCTACTACGGTTTAGGTTTAAGTTCAATTCAAATCAGTGTCTTTCCTCTTGGATCTTTAGATGCATTTGGACTGGGTTCATTGTTAGCATTCTATACACATAACCGTAATCAATTTAAGGATATCAAGCAAAATTTATGTAATTGTGGTCTATGGATTTGCCTACCATTACTAGTTTTTTTTACAATCGTTTCTTTCGGTTTTGGCGGAACAGTGCTACTTAATGCCTTGATTCGACCCACCGTTTTAGCCGTTTTCTTTGTATGGTTAATCAACGGTGCGGCAAAAGGTTTTGGTGGTATTTTAGGAAAATTTTTAGAACTGAAACCTCTCGTGTTTATTGGCAAAATAAGTTATGGAATCTATGTCTATCATTATTTTATGAATCCTATCTTTGACCATATATTTTGGTACTTTAATTTAGCTAATTCAATTCCACTATTGTTTGTATTTGTTTTGAAGGTTATAGCTACACTCGCTATTGCCATCCCTTCCTGGTTCTTGGTCGAAAAGCCGATTAATAATTTCAAAAAACATTTTGGCTATGAAAAAGCATTACTGAAGCCAAGCTAA
- a CDS encoding glycosyltransferase: MENITKPKLVFFQPKHDQNLPNFTLLHRQQHIKCLSEFFEVILIHEDCDYQQICDKYQPDLTLFENAGNILDCHRLTIKNTHTHPQVPKLGLLNADAWCNSRAVFLSDMERWGIGTFFSISITAAEHTPEIAENLFVWPNFIDAEIYRDYGESKIVPVLFTGANYALYPWRQKIFKCVSQYYPSLVCPHLGYGGKQATARMIYGERYARTINASWFVPACGTVAKEMVRKHLEIPASRACLITEQSSALEAAGFVDMQNCVFADEHNVLDKLDYLFQNQEELESIINAGYQLAHSRHTLKQRDQIFQWFNLHKNLKPHQKVIQTSPFEPLIVVEKASRAINSHIKCDGLNSMLIHQGDKELEAHQYDKAEALYFRCLYHVGIMHEPKLRLAICSLYKGNAEKALEWIIPSIKCILEVYKAFDPDPVEWAYFIVALLCLGKLEEAKKRCDEFPNLSHTELDRVRWIVNLLTKTNKQHVASSDWRVYRASVHHLPDRNLSEWTKNICLMLRACSQLSLASNLEVISLDNQLLKLSDRNSNSSAREVLKSSEIQIISSEVMPKNAKLRNNRVFIRSELRKKFLKKIQQTSHKLISPLNLLEAKYGYFLPFPISEIRNDELLSTIKRLIKEENAKNLLLIGVSLDKGMAELLLNTCQEIAQGITVFCINQSSPQFTKLQRRYKNHSTAKFYQLPINCTNSFTIDIENCIGQIKLENEIDCFDMVLMGTSDVVSNIELSDRNFYMSKFFILEGINTLQGYKEYQYLSSTSTYILESQNPCLRNGYAIFKRIDRCSYFLTKNL; this comes from the coding sequence ATGGAAAATATTACTAAACCTAAGCTAGTATTCTTTCAGCCCAAGCACGACCAAAATTTACCTAATTTTACTCTGTTACATAGGCAGCAACACATCAAATGTTTGTCAGAGTTCTTTGAAGTCATTTTAATCCATGAGGATTGCGATTACCAGCAAATCTGCGATAAATATCAGCCCGACTTGACTCTTTTTGAAAATGCTGGCAATATTTTAGATTGCCATAGGCTAACAATAAAAAATACTCATACTCATCCGCAAGTACCCAAACTAGGTTTACTGAATGCGGATGCATGGTGCAACAGCCGTGCAGTTTTCTTATCTGACATGGAACGTTGGGGGATAGGAACCTTCTTTTCTATTAGCATTACTGCGGCTGAACACACACCAGAAATTGCTGAAAACTTATTTGTTTGGCCGAATTTTATAGATGCTGAAATATATAGAGATTATGGCGAGTCAAAAATTGTACCAGTACTTTTTACTGGAGCTAACTATGCTCTCTATCCTTGGCGACAAAAGATATTTAAATGTGTTTCACAATATTATCCTTCCCTTGTGTGTCCACATCTAGGCTATGGTGGCAAGCAAGCGACTGCTCGCATGATCTATGGCGAACGATATGCTCGCACTATTAACGCTTCTTGGTTTGTTCCAGCGTGTGGCACTGTAGCAAAGGAAATGGTGCGGAAACATCTTGAGATTCCAGCTTCCAGAGCTTGTTTGATTACGGAACAATCTTCAGCTCTGGAAGCTGCGGGCTTCGTTGATATGCAGAATTGTGTTTTTGCTGACGAACATAATGTATTAGATAAGTTAGATTATTTATTTCAGAATCAAGAGGAGCTTGAAAGTATTATTAATGCTGGTTATCAGCTAGCTCACTCTCGTCACACATTGAAACAGCGAGACCAAATTTTTCAGTGGTTTAATTTACATAAGAATCTCAAGCCTCATCAAAAAGTGATTCAAACCAGTCCTTTTGAGCCACTTATTGTTGTAGAAAAAGCATCTAGAGCGATCAACTCTCATATTAAATGTGATGGGTTGAACTCAATGCTGATTCACCAAGGTGACAAAGAACTAGAGGCACATCAATACGATAAAGCCGAAGCTTTATACTTTAGATGCCTTTATCATGTCGGGATAATGCATGAGCCTAAATTAAGATTAGCAATTTGCAGTCTTTACAAAGGCAATGCCGAAAAAGCACTCGAATGGATTATTCCATCGATCAAATGTATTCTCGAAGTATACAAAGCTTTCGATCCCGATCCTGTTGAATGGGCTTACTTTATTGTTGCTCTGCTTTGCTTAGGGAAGTTAGAGGAAGCGAAGAAACGATGTGACGAATTTCCTAACTTAAGTCATACTGAACTCGATCGCGTGCGGTGGATTGTTAACTTACTAACAAAGACAAACAAACAACATGTTGCATCATCTGATTGGCGGGTATATCGAGCTAGCGTTCATCATTTGCCAGACCGAAATTTGAGTGAATGGACTAAGAATATTTGTCTAATGCTTAGAGCGTGTAGTCAATTAAGCCTTGCTAGTAACTTGGAAGTTATCTCATTAGATAATCAGTTATTAAAGTTAAGCGATCGAAACTCGAACAGTTCTGCCAGAGAGGTTCTGAAATCATCCGAGATTCAAATTATTTCATCAGAAGTAATGCCTAAGAATGCTAAACTAAGAAATAACAGAGTTTTCATTCGTTCGGAACTTAGAAAAAAATTTTTGAAGAAAATTCAGCAAACAAGTCATAAACTGATATCACCTCTAAATCTTTTAGAAGCTAAATATGGATATTTTTTGCCTTTTCCTATCTCAGAAATAAGAAATGACGAATTATTGAGTACCATTAAAAGGTTAATAAAGGAAGAAAATGCTAAAAATCTTTTACTAATTGGAGTGTCCTTAGACAAAGGAATGGCTGAGTTGCTTCTCAATACCTGTCAAGAAATAGCTCAAGGTATTACAGTATTTTGTATAAATCAATCATCTCCTCAATTTACTAAATTGCAAAGGCGTTACAAAAATCATTCCACTGCTAAATTCTATCAGTTACCAATAAACTGTACTAATAGTTTTACCATCGATATTGAAAACTGTATTGGTCAGATTAAGTTAGAAAATGAAATAGATTGTTTCGATATGGTACTAATGGGTACTTCCGATGTGGTTTCCAATATAGAATTAAGCGATCGCAACTTTTATATGTCAAAGTTCTTCATCTTAGAAGGTATAAACACTTTACAAGGCTATAAAGAATATCAGTATCTATCTTCGACCTCTACCTATATTTTGGAATCTCAAAATCCTTGCCTACGCAACGGGTATGCGATTTTTAAGAGGATTGATAGATGTAGCTATTTTTTAACTAAGAATTTATAA
- a CDS encoding ABC transporter ATP-binding protein, translating to MVGTAMIGPFITVATNPNIIKTNYWLGLIHNQLNFVSEQYFLIVLGAVVLIAFYIKAFLSFEAQKAVFQFSHTLRGDLCHRLLKTYLEAPYSFHLRMNSATIIQNVITTTEIVCINVVMSLLTAVSNGFIIVALTLLLIKTSALAMLQIALLLPVLVGLVKLLKSRLAFWAQEGWSASKEIIRILNHGLGGLKESRVIGCESYFVQQMEQQTNRLAKNFSLNASYGNLPRFVIEAFMITFLVSFTLLYVNLNQGQGQNLTAVLGIFGLASIRLLPAISNLIGNINTFRPNAFAIDKLFFDFQEIEKSKSLSTGVSYRVNNLLSSSEPLPFSAWKQIVLDKISFQYPDTERKVLDEISLTIQKGQSIGLIGKSGSGKTTLVDVVLGLFLPQSGDIKVDGVSVYEDLRAWQNLLGYVPQSIFLIDDTVERNIAFGVPDCLIDLDRLRRAIEIAQLSEVVEQLPDGIKTVVGERGVLLSGGQRQRIGIARALYHGRDILVFDEATAALDTETEQLVTEVTKGLSGNKTIVIIAHRLKTIEHCDRIYQLDRGRILKSGTYQEVVLGQ from the coding sequence GTGGTTGGAACTGCCATGATTGGTCCATTTATTACTGTCGCTACTAATCCAAATATAATTAAGACTAATTACTGGCTGGGCTTAATCCACAACCAATTAAATTTTGTCTCCGAACAGTATTTTTTGATTGTTTTAGGTGCAGTGGTTCTGATTGCTTTTTACATAAAAGCATTTTTGAGTTTTGAAGCTCAAAAAGCAGTATTTCAATTTAGTCATACCTTACGAGGGGATCTATGCCATAGGCTTTTAAAGACCTACCTTGAAGCTCCCTACAGCTTCCACTTACGAATGAACTCTGCAACAATAATTCAGAATGTTATTACGACTACTGAAATCGTTTGTATCAATGTAGTGATGTCTCTTTTAACAGCTGTCTCTAATGGCTTTATCATTGTAGCCTTAACTTTACTTCTAATTAAAACTAGTGCCTTGGCAATGCTTCAGATTGCCCTATTATTACCTGTCCTCGTCGGACTAGTTAAGTTACTAAAAAGTCGCTTAGCTTTCTGGGCGCAAGAAGGATGGTCGGCATCTAAAGAGATTATCCGTATCCTAAATCATGGCTTAGGAGGGTTGAAAGAAAGCCGCGTGATTGGGTGCGAATCTTATTTCGTGCAACAGATGGAGCAACAGACAAACAGGCTCGCTAAAAATTTTTCATTGAATGCTAGTTATGGTAATCTTCCACGCTTTGTCATTGAAGCATTTATGATTACATTTCTAGTCAGTTTTACACTTTTATATGTTAATTTAAATCAAGGACAAGGACAAAATTTAACAGCTGTTTTGGGAATTTTCGGTCTTGCCTCAATCCGCCTTCTGCCAGCGATAAGTAATTTAATTGGTAATATCAATACTTTTAGACCGAATGCCTTTGCCATTGATAAATTATTTTTTGATTTTCAGGAGATAGAAAAATCAAAAAGTCTATCTACTGGCGTTAGTTACCGCGTCAATAATTTGTTATCAAGTTCCGAGCCATTACCCTTTTCAGCGTGGAAGCAGATAGTTTTGGACAAGATCTCTTTTCAGTATCCTGATACTGAAAGGAAAGTATTAGACGAAATTTCCTTGACCATTCAAAAAGGTCAATCTATTGGTCTAATTGGTAAGTCCGGTTCTGGGAAAACTACTTTAGTCGACGTTGTTTTGGGTCTTTTTCTTCCTCAATCTGGTGATATTAAAGTGGACGGAGTTTCGGTTTATGAAGATTTGCGCGCTTGGCAAAATCTGCTTGGCTATGTTCCCCAGTCCATATTTTTAATTGATGATACCGTGGAGCGAAATATTGCCTTCGGTGTTCCTGATTGTTTAATCGACCTCGATCGATTAAGAAGGGCAATTGAGATCGCTCAACTCAGCGAAGTAGTCGAGCAACTTCCAGACGGTATCAAAACTGTTGTTGGCGAGCGGGGAGTTCTCTTATCTGGAGGGCAACGCCAGAGAATAGGTATTGCACGTGCGCTTTATCATGGAAGAGACATTTTGGTATTTGATGAGGCAACTGCTGCTCTAGATACTGAAACCGAGCAGCTTGTAACAGAAGTAACTAAAGGCTTGAGTGGCAACAAGACAATCGTCATCATTGCCCATCGTCTCAAGACGATCGAACATTGCGATCGTATTTATCAGCTCGATCGGGGCAGAATTCTCAAATCAGGCACTTATCAGGAAGTTGTTTTAGGTCAATGA